The Lycium barbarum isolate Lr01 chromosome 11, ASM1917538v2, whole genome shotgun sequence genome contains the following window.
gttggctataaatcatttcattaaaggtaaaagaggaattttaaagttaagttgtttctAATTTATAAAAAGACTCATTCTTGTTGagatagactaaaaaggaaagtttatcacataaattgcgatggagggagtatatatttacGAAGCAGGGGTTTCAGATGAACCCACTTACGATACCCTGGCTCTGGCCCAGGTGTTTATGACTTGATAAGAACTTTAATAAATGTAACATGTACCTTCGCGAAGTATTTTGTTGGATTGTCAACACATTGCAAAATAGTCAAGAGGGCAAACTCAAAGAGTCCAGAGGTTTCACTTTTAACAGCCTGTAACAGTTGCTGTCGATTAATCAACTAAAATTGGAAACCCAAATAGGTTGCTAAACGCAGTTAGCTTACCTTTTTCAATGAGTTACCATACACGCTgtgaaacagcctccctacctaaggtgggggtaaggtctgcgtacactctaccctccccagaccccacgttgtgggattaactgggtatgttgttgttgttgttgttgttaccatACACGCTGTGATACGCAGCGCTAACAGCAGCCAAATGCGCCCTGCTTCTTTCAGAAAAAATCCGTATAAAAGTCTTCTCATCAGTTCCCAATTTCTTCTCCCCAGCTTTGAAAAGGGCTTTAGCATCCTGTTCCACCGCGGCTCTGTCAACTTCTGGCCCTTCATAGCGCATTGCGGTTACATATGCTAGAAGCAACTGCAGTGATCAGGAGAAAATAATTAATCTTTATCTTCTTTCATAAGATCTAAGCAATATGTACGATTACAAGTTTAAAATTTAGAGACAATACAAGAGGAAGAATTCTACTCCTTTGTACAAAGGCATTTTGAGTGATTACTTTCTTGATTCTTTGCACTAACAACTTAGCCACAATCTTATATACACTTCCAAGTATACTGATTGGCCGGTAATCTCTTAATTCTGAAAACCCTTTCTTTTTTGTTATTACTGCAAGGACAACAACATTGCAACTTTTCACCCTATAGCCACTCTGATGAAAAGCATTCAAAGCTCTCATTAAATATCCTAAACTACTTTTACAGTTTTTCCTAGGCATGCTATCGTCTTTTAGGTGATCCAAATTgcttggtttttcttctttcaCATGGCTGTGATCATCATTAACAGGATGAAATGATAAAGAAACGGACCTTGGACCTAGTTCAACCCAAAAAGATGGCCCATGAGGTGAGAATTTCCCAAGACCATATAAAGAAGCACAAAAGTCCACATCCCACCCCCGCACGGTCAGGACTGGACGAGCGTGGAAAATATAAGATGGGGCCTAACATTGGGTAAGCAATGATTTGAGATGGGTCTGACTCTGATACCATGATTAAAAAATTAACATGTGCGGACCCATGTGCAAAttttgggtgctccagcacccattaaactcagtcacggagtgtataggtgtatagaaaatataaaggaaacagatataaatagataatagagcacccccgaactcaaaattcctgggtccagcacccccgaactcaaaatcctgggtccgccactaGTCCGCGAACATATCACTTCAGTGCCAGCTCGTGGATCAACACCGTCACCACTCAAATCCTTCCTTACTATTGTAGCATCCCTTGCTGCCGGGTCATACATCCATAGCAAGACTGCTTTctgaaaaaaatcaaaaagataaAGATCATGAAACAGAAAACTTGAAATAGAAAACATTAAAAATGAGGAATCACAAATTCTGCCAGTTTCAGTTCTTGTTTATTTAATACTAATAGTAGTAGCAAGTTATTGAATTATCGCGAAATTTATACTGTCCATCAATACCTCAAGATCACCGCTAAGCTCTTTGGATAAGCGTTTGTTTAGCTCTTCAGAGTACATAGTTCTGTATTCCTGTTGAATAAGAGCACGCTGAGTTGCATCACGATGGGCAAGGATGTTAATGACTGCTGCTTTATCACATCCAAATCCTGCATAAAAC
Protein-coding sequences here:
- the LOC132617467 gene encoding annexin D5-like — encoded protein: MKRCWKPLGCTWVRHFRTLDAHGVTFSQENRKREKWQSLNVPSVLTSPRDDAMQLYKALKGFGCDKAAVINILAHRDATQRALIQQEYRTMYSEELNKRLSKELSGDLEKAVLLWMYDPAARDATIVRKDLSGDGVDPRAGTEVICSRTSGGPRILSSGVLDPGILSSGLLLAYVTAMRYEGPEVDRAAVEQDAKALFKAGEKKLGTDEKTFIRIFSERSRAHLAAVSAAYHSVVYGNSLKKAVKSETSGLFEFALLTILQCVDNPTKYFAKELHKAMKGLGTNDTTLIRIIVTRTEIDMQYIKAEYQEKYKKSLNDAVHAETSDDHRTFLLSLLGTAN